In one window of Rhodanobacter sp. FDAARGOS 1247 DNA:
- a CDS encoding ABC transporter permease translates to MNKFGNFMIGLGLVVALVVTLGIWVRLPWPAVLGLAVLFALWMALTRQGRQASSVTAVGVSTLRQRLGSSSVIVIGIAGVVGVLVALLAMGEGYSETLRKTGSTDTAIVMRGASASEVMSVLERDNVVVIPQVAGIARDAQGKPIASPEIVVAANLQLKGGSEDDVGSVQLRGIGDEAWTVRPNVKVVAGRKFNPGMHELMVGQGAQREFAGLEVGHQVKLGNQLWTVVGQFASGDALDSELWADANVVADVYRRGGSRNSVTLKLADPNGFDAFKASLEADPRLKVDVDTTLDYFSKQSEGTSKMIQGIGITVGVIMAIGAIFGALNCMFAAVAARAREIATLRAIGFRGTPVVVAIMLETMLLALIGGLLGGALAWLIFNGYTASTLAAGSVGKLSFEFSVTPALLWSGLKWALAIGFIGGLFPAVRAARLPVTTALREL, encoded by the coding sequence ATGAACAAGTTCGGAAATTTCATGATCGGCTTGGGCCTGGTCGTTGCGCTGGTGGTCACGCTGGGCATATGGGTGCGCCTGCCATGGCCGGCGGTGCTGGGGCTGGCCGTGCTGTTCGCACTGTGGATGGCGCTGACCCGACAGGGCCGCCAGGCATCCTCGGTCACGGCGGTCGGCGTCAGCACCTTGCGCCAGCGGCTGGGTTCCTCCTCGGTGATCGTGATCGGCATTGCCGGCGTGGTCGGCGTGCTGGTGGCCTTGCTGGCGATGGGCGAGGGCTACAGCGAAACGCTGCGCAAGACCGGCAGCACCGACACCGCCATCGTGATGCGCGGTGCCTCCGCGTCGGAAGTGATGTCGGTGCTGGAGCGCGACAACGTGGTGGTGATTCCGCAGGTCGCCGGCATCGCCCGCGACGCCCAGGGCAAGCCGATCGCCTCGCCGGAGATCGTGGTCGCCGCGAACCTGCAGCTGAAGGGCGGCAGCGAGGACGACGTCGGCAGCGTGCAACTGCGCGGCATCGGCGACGAGGCGTGGACGGTGCGGCCGAACGTCAAGGTCGTCGCCGGGCGCAAGTTCAATCCGGGCATGCATGAGCTGATGGTGGGGCAGGGCGCCCAGCGCGAATTCGCCGGCCTCGAGGTCGGCCACCAGGTGAAGCTGGGCAACCAGCTGTGGACCGTGGTCGGCCAGTTCGCCTCCGGCGATGCGCTGGATTCGGAGCTGTGGGCCGACGCCAACGTGGTCGCCGATGTCTATCGCCGCGGCGGCAGCCGCAACTCGGTGACGCTGAAGCTGGCCGACCCGAACGGCTTCGACGCGTTCAAGGCCTCGCTCGAAGCCGACCCGCGCCTGAAGGTCGACGTCGACACCACCCTCGACTATTTCAGCAAGCAGTCCGAAGGCACCAGCAAGATGATCCAGGGCATCGGCATCACGGTCGGCGTGATCATGGCGATCGGTGCGATCTTCGGCGCGCTCAACTGCATGTTCGCTGCCGTCGCCGCCCGCGCCCGCGAAATCGCCACGCTGCGCGCGATCGGTTTCCGCGGCACGCCGGTGGTGGTGGCGATCATGCTGGAAACGATGCTGCTGGCGCTGATCGGCGGCCTGCTCGGCGGCGCCCTGGCGTGGCTGATCTTCAACGGCTACACCGCCTCCACGCTGGCGGCCGGTTCGGTGGGCAAACTCAGCTTCGAGTTCAGCGTCACCCCGGCGCTGTTGTGGAGCGGCCTGAAATGGGCGCTGGCGATCGGCTTCATAGGCGGCCTGTTCCCCGCCGTCCGCGCCGCGCGCTTGCCGGTGACCACGGCGCTGCGCGAGCTTTAG
- a CDS encoding fumarylacetoacetate hydrolase family protein, giving the protein MTYAIAAPAVPSLPIIGSDQRFPIRRVFCIGRNYAEHAREMGAVVDKSAPMFFCKPADAVVSDGADVPYPSMTTELHHEVEMVVALAGGGREIAPEQAGSLIFGYGVGLDLTRRDLQAQAKAKGHPWDVAKAFDHSAPVSALRPAHEAALDDDSVLRLTVNGELRQQTRLGEMVHGVPQIIAALSTLFELKPGDLIFTGTPAGVAALQRGDRFHAELVGVAALDGRIA; this is encoded by the coding sequence ATGACCTACGCCATCGCCGCTCCCGCCGTCCCCAGCCTGCCGATCATCGGCAGCGACCAGCGCTTTCCGATCCGCCGCGTGTTCTGCATCGGCCGCAACTACGCCGAGCACGCCCGCGAGATGGGCGCGGTGGTGGACAAGTCCGCCCCGATGTTCTTCTGCAAGCCGGCCGACGCGGTGGTCAGCGACGGTGCGGATGTGCCCTATCCCTCGATGACGACGGAGCTGCACCACGAAGTGGAAATGGTGGTGGCGCTGGCCGGCGGTGGCCGCGAGATCGCCCCGGAACAGGCGGGCTCGCTGATCTTCGGCTACGGCGTGGGGCTGGACCTGACCCGCCGCGACCTGCAGGCGCAGGCCAAGGCGAAAGGTCACCCGTGGGACGTGGCCAAGGCCTTCGATCATTCCGCGCCGGTGTCGGCGCTGCGCCCGGCACACGAGGCGGCACTGGATGACGACAGCGTGCTGCGGCTCACCGTCAATGGCGAGCTGCGCCAGCAGACCCGGCTGGGCGAGATGGTGCACGGCGTGCCGCAGATCATCGCGGCGCTGTCCACCCTGTTCGAACTGAAGCCCGGCGACCTGATCTTCACCGGCACGCCCGCGGGTGTCGCCGCCCTGCAGCGGGGCGACCGCTTTCACGCCGAACTGGTCGGCGTGGCAGCGCTCGACGGGCGCATCGCGTGA
- a CDS encoding efflux RND transporter periplasmic adaptor subunit: MAWNAGVDVDNTELLKELRIERHQREEHGGGGARWPWIVAAGLALVVLLGGAGWFWLGHRAVPVQTATAVAASADSGAGAVLQATGYVTARRQATVSAQITGTLTAVLIEEGDHVKQGQVLARLDDSGYRANLAAARAQADAAHAQVAQYQAQLAQGVADARRLQSLVGRGLVSKQSAEQAQTQVDSLRAQLGAQRQQAKSADAQAAVAQVNFDYCVVRAPFSGVVTTKDAQVGEIISPLSAGGGFTRTGVGTIVDMSSLEVDVDVNEAYIGRVKPGMSAEAVLDAYPDWKIPARVVAIVPTADRGKATIKVRVALEQKDARVVPDMGVRVSFLEERPDAAAPVPQGVLVPATAIVQRNGRSVVFVVDGGAVRQRTVSPAAQAQGELRLLPAAVKPGDSVVLAPPADLHDGSAVQTKAATP, translated from the coding sequence ATGGCCTGGAATGCGGGAGTGGATGTGGACAACACCGAGCTGCTGAAGGAACTGCGCATCGAGCGCCATCAACGCGAGGAACACGGCGGTGGCGGCGCCCGCTGGCCGTGGATCGTGGCCGCCGGGCTGGCCCTGGTCGTGCTGCTCGGCGGTGCCGGCTGGTTCTGGCTGGGCCATCGCGCCGTGCCGGTGCAGACCGCGACGGCGGTGGCGGCCAGTGCGGACAGCGGCGCCGGCGCGGTGCTGCAGGCCACCGGTTACGTCACCGCCCGTCGCCAGGCCACCGTGTCCGCCCAGATCACCGGCACGCTGACCGCGGTGCTGATCGAGGAAGGCGACCACGTGAAGCAGGGCCAGGTGCTGGCGCGTCTTGACGACAGCGGCTACCGGGCCAACCTCGCCGCGGCCCGGGCCCAGGCCGACGCGGCGCATGCGCAGGTCGCCCAGTACCAGGCGCAACTGGCCCAGGGCGTGGCCGATGCGCGGCGGCTGCAGTCGCTGGTCGGTCGCGGGCTGGTCTCGAAGCAGAGTGCCGAGCAGGCGCAGACCCAGGTGGACAGCCTGCGTGCCCAGCTCGGCGCGCAGCGCCAGCAGGCCAAGTCCGCCGATGCGCAGGCCGCCGTGGCCCAGGTCAATTTCGACTACTGCGTGGTGCGCGCGCCGTTCAGCGGCGTGGTCACCACCAAGGACGCGCAGGTGGGCGAGATCATCTCGCCGCTGTCCGCCGGTGGCGGCTTCACCCGCACCGGCGTCGGCACCATCGTCGACATGAGTTCGCTGGAAGTGGACGTGGACGTCAACGAGGCCTATATCGGCCGGGTCAAGCCGGGCATGTCGGCCGAAGCCGTGCTGGATGCCTACCCGGACTGGAAGATTCCCGCCCGCGTGGTCGCCATCGTGCCCACCGCCGATCGTGGCAAGGCCACCATCAAGGTGCGCGTGGCGCTGGAACAGAAGGATGCACGCGTGGTTCCCGACATGGGCGTGCGGGTGTCCTTCCTGGAAGAGCGGCCGGATGCCGCCGCGCCGGTCCCGCAAGGCGTGCTGGTGCCGGCCACGGCGATCGTGCAGCGCAACGGCCGCAGCGTGGTGTTCGTGGTCGACGGCGGTGCAGTGCGCCAGCGCACCGTCAGTCCCGCGGCGCAGGCCCAGGGCGAGTTGCGCCTGCTGCCGGCCGCGGTGAAGCCGGGCGACAGCGTGGTGCTGGCCCCGCCAGCCGACCTGCACGACGGTTCGGCCGTCCAGACGAAAGCGGCCACGCCATGA
- a CDS encoding ABC transporter permease — MKYLHLIWAALFRRKTRTILTLVSIIAAFLLFGMLDAVRTSFDQAGKSANGAERLQTGSKLSFIQTLPSSLELPIGKVPGVKAVAYANWFGGAYQDPHNQIFSFAVSPNYIDLFPEVEVPAAQRKAFDETRTGVLVGEDLAAKYHWKVGDKLPLQSTIFPTHDGSKNWSFDIVGILHPKDKNAGGMFKQLILLHWKYFDDSTPYNRGAVGWYVSRVSDVNQADRVAKAIDAISANSDHETRTQTEQAATANWIKQLADIGLIVSSIMGAVFFTLMLLSGNTMMMAVRERTSELAVLKTIGFSSTSVLGMVLAESVLLLLIGGVIGLGIATALIPVVAAGSGLGLPPVGAGNWVLGIVLMAVIGLVVGVIPAVRAMRLNIVDALAGR, encoded by the coding sequence ATGAAATATCTCCACCTGATCTGGGCCGCGCTGTTCCGGCGCAAGACCCGCACCATCCTCACCCTGGTCTCGATCATCGCTGCGTTCCTGCTGTTCGGCATGCTCGACGCGGTGCGCACCTCGTTCGACCAGGCGGGCAAGAGCGCCAATGGCGCCGAACGCCTGCAGACCGGCTCGAAGCTGTCCTTCATCCAGACCCTGCCGTCGTCGCTGGAGCTGCCGATCGGCAAGGTGCCCGGGGTCAAGGCGGTGGCCTATGCGAACTGGTTCGGCGGGGCCTACCAGGACCCGCACAACCAGATCTTCAGCTTCGCGGTGAGCCCGAACTACATCGACCTGTTCCCCGAGGTCGAGGTGCCGGCGGCGCAGCGCAAGGCGTTCGACGAGACCCGCACCGGCGTGCTGGTCGGCGAGGACCTCGCGGCGAAGTACCACTGGAAGGTCGGCGACAAGCTGCCGCTGCAATCCACCATCTTCCCCACCCATGACGGCAGCAAGAACTGGTCGTTCGACATCGTGGGCATCCTGCATCCGAAGGACAAGAACGCCGGCGGCATGTTCAAGCAGCTGATCCTGCTGCACTGGAAATACTTCGACGACAGCACGCCCTACAACCGGGGCGCGGTGGGCTGGTACGTCAGCCGCGTCAGCGACGTGAACCAGGCCGATCGCGTGGCCAAGGCGATCGACGCGATCTCGGCCAACTCCGACCACGAGACCCGCACGCAGACCGAACAGGCCGCCACGGCGAACTGGATCAAGCAGCTGGCCGACATCGGCCTGATCGTCAGCTCGATCATGGGCGCGGTGTTCTTCACCCTGATGCTGCTGTCGGGCAACACCATGATGATGGCCGTGCGCGAACGGACGTCCGAACTGGCGGTGCTGAAGACGATCGGCTTCTCCAGCACCAGCGTGCTCGGCATGGTGCTGGCCGAATCCGTGCTGCTGTTGCTGATCGGCGGGGTGATCGGGCTGGGCATCGCCACCGCGCTGATTCCCGTGGTGGCGGCCGGCAGCGGGCTCGGCCTGCCGCCGGTCGGTGCGGGCAACTGGGTGCTCGGCATCGTGCTGATGGCCGTCATCGGCCTGGTGGTGGGAGTGATTCCCGCGGTACGCGCGATGCGCCTGAACATTGTCGATGCACTGGCCGGCCGCTGA
- a CDS encoding ABC transporter ATP-binding protein, with protein sequence MGTLIDIQNLAKTYERGKQKVEVLHHVNLAIAEGDFLALMGPSGSGKTTLLNLIGGLDTPSAGSISVGGQRIDQLGGGALAKWRASNVGFIFQFYNLMPMLSAQRNVELPLLLTKLSASQRRKNAAIALQLVGLADRASHKPSELSGGQQQRVAIARAIVSDPELLVCDEPTGDLDRQSAEDVLGLLQQLNREHGKTIVMVTHDPKAAEYASHTLHLDKGTLVEQGALV encoded by the coding sequence ATGGGCACCCTGATCGATATCCAGAACCTGGCCAAGACCTATGAGCGCGGCAAGCAGAAGGTCGAGGTGTTGCACCACGTCAACCTGGCGATCGCCGAGGGCGACTTCCTGGCCCTGATGGGCCCGTCGGGTTCCGGCAAGACCACCTTGCTCAACCTGATCGGCGGACTCGATACGCCCAGCGCGGGCAGCATCAGCGTGGGCGGCCAGCGCATCGATCAGCTCGGTGGCGGCGCGCTGGCGAAGTGGCGTGCGTCGAACGTGGGCTTCATCTTCCAGTTCTACAACCTGATGCCGATGCTGTCGGCGCAGCGCAATGTCGAACTGCCGCTGCTGCTGACCAAGCTGTCGGCTTCGCAGCGCCGGAAGAACGCGGCGATCGCGTTGCAACTGGTCGGCCTCGCCGATCGCGCCAGCCACAAGCCGAGCGAACTCTCCGGCGGCCAGCAGCAGCGCGTGGCGATCGCCCGCGCGATCGTCTCCGATCCCGAGCTGCTGGTCTGCGACGAGCCCACCGGCGACCTCGACCGCCAGTCCGCCGAAGACGTGCTCGGCCTGCTGCAGCAGCTCAACCGCGAACACGGCAAGACCATCGTGATGGTCACCCATGATCCGAAGGCGGCCGAATACGCCAGCCATACGCTGCATCTGGACAAGGGCACGTTGGTCGAGCAGGGAGCGCTGGTGTGA